The Shewanella algae DNA segment CTTGGACAAGCTGATCATCGATATGACCACTAACGGTACTATCGATCCTGAAGAAGCTATCCGTCGTTCTGCGACTATCCTGGCTGAACAGCTGGATGCCTTCGTTGAACTGCGTGATGTGACCGAGCCAGAGCAGAAGGAAGAGAAACCGGAGTTCGATCCGATTCTGTTGCGTCCTGTCGACGATTTAGAGCTAACTGTACGTTCGGCTAACTGTTTGAAAGCCGAAGCGATTCATTACATCGGAGATCTGGTACAACGCACTGAAGTTGAGCTGCTCAAAACACCTAACCTGGGTAAGAAATCTCTTACCGAGATCAAGGATGTGTTGGCATCTCGCGGACTGTCGCTAGGTATGCGTCTGGAAAACTGGCCACCGGCTAGTTTGGCAGACGACCTGTAAGTCCCAGGTTTTGTACAGATTTAGGTTATAAGGATTAGGTCATGCGCCATCGTAAGAGTGGTCGTCAACTTAACCGCAACAGCAGTCACCGCCAAGCCATGTTCCGTAACATGGCAAGTTCACTGGTTCGTCATGAAATCATCAAGACAACCGTAGTGAAGGCCAAAGAACTGCGTCGCGTAGTTGAGCCTCTGATAACACTTGCTAAAAGTGACAGCGTAGCAAACCGTCGTCTGGCGTTTGCTCGTACTCGCGACCAAGAAGTCGTAGGTAAACTGTTTAACGAACTGGGTCCACGCTATCAGGAACGTCCTGGTGGTTACACCCGTATCCTGAAGTGCGGTCTGCGTGCCGGTGATAAAGCCCCTATGGCTTACATCGAGCTGGTTGGTCGCCCAGAAGCTGCTGAAGCTGTAGAAGTTGAAGCTGCTGCTGAGTAATCTCAGGTAAGTTCTGAAAAAGCCCCGCTAACCGCGGGGCTTTTTATTTGTTCGTCGCCGAAGGTCAATCCACGAGTTCGGCCTGCTCCCTGACCCTTTCCGGCAAACTCAGTTGCCATCGCTTTAAACCACTCTCACTGAATAGATAAGCACCACTGGTATCCATCTTGGGGAATATCTCTGCCGGCATTTTGCCCGCCAGGATCTGTTTCGCTATGGTACCCGCTATGCGTCCATGTTTGTTGCCATCCAGAATATAGCCCCCAATATTGCCCTCAGGGCCGACACTGAAATGCCAAAAACCAAAATGAGGCACAGTGGCGTTGTCGTGGGTCCAACGCGCTACCTCCAGCTCATCTACCGTTTGTTGCTTATCGTCTTGCAGCGTTTGATACAGGGCCACAAACACGGCGTCATAGCCACGTTCTCTGGCACTCGAAACAGACGACTGCCAACTGCTGAACTTCTGATGTTGTTCTATATCGATTTGGTTGTTGCCTATCATCAAATTTTGGTTGAGCTTTTTGATGGAGGCTACCGCTGTATCCGAGGTATAGCCTGAGTCAAACAGTAACAAAAACTTGTGTGGTGGTTGAGTTGGCAGCATGGCCTGTGCCATCAAGAGGGAACGTTTGAACAGGGGGCGCTCCAGCACACCGGTAATGTTACCTGTATGCTTTATTCCGTAGTCACGAGGATTGCCGTTGATCCCTAGATAAACCACAGGAGTCTGGGTTTGGCTGAAGCGCTCATGTAGCAGCATCAAGGCATTGTCATCGGCGAGAAATACCAAATCGGGTTTAAGTTCCAGGTATCTTTGCCAAGCACTATCGGCCTGGATTTTAAATTGCGCTTTGGGTAGTCGCTTGGTATCGAGAGCGAAGGTGTGAAATTGGTGCTTATCACCGAGGATAGCTCTTATGCCGGCTTTATAACTTTGATCCCAGGGATATTCAGCATGGTAGGACTCAATCAGCAAGAGATTGGCGGCACCGGTTGGCAGTGAAAGCAGTAACCCCAGAAAAACCAATGCGCGCATGCTAAGTCCTTGTATCCAGTCTATAGAATTTTAGCGTGGCAGAAATTTCAGACTCTGCAAGTAATAAAAAAGCCTCCGAAGAGGCTTTTTTATCTATGGGCATTTACTTGGCGCCGCCGACCTGTTGCGTGTTGTACTCAAGCTTTTCATGGGTCTGGCCCATGGCTTCGGCAACTTCAGGTGGCATATAGTTTTCATCATGCTTGGCCAGCACTTCAGAGGCTTCTAACTTACCACCTTCAATCAATACGCCCTGAGCGACGATACCCTGGCCTTCACGGAAGAGGTCAGGCAAGAGGTCATCATAAGTCACAATGATTTCGCCGCCGGCGGCATCATGTACGGCAAACTCAACATGCAGGCTTTCAGGGTCACGCACCATAGAGCCTACAGTAACCATGCCGCCCACGCGGATCCGCTGGCCCACTTCCGGCTTGATGCCAGTATCCTTTTTACCATTGACTATCTCGGTGGGAGTATAGAAGAGGTTAAGGTTGGAGTTGAGGGCATATAACAGCAAGGAAGCCACGGCAGCAACACCTGCAATCAAGGCTACAGCCAATACCAGTCTCTTTTTGCGTCTTGGGTTCACGATCTGTTACTCCGGTTTTGAGCGAGGCGTTCCTCACGTTGCACTTTGGATGCTATTTCCTGCAGTACCCGACGCTTCTTCATCGAACTGACCAGGATAAGCAGGCTAAGGGACACGAAAGTGACACCGTAGGCCAACCACACATAGAAGGCATAGCCGCCCATGTTGAAAAACTCTGCTAAAGATTGAAACTGCATTATTTGACTCCTTCGGCCTTGGCCAGTTCCCTAACCCAAGGGCGCATTCCGTTACGGGCCAGAATTTCGGCACGGAAACGCACTAGAGTGATGGCACCTATCATCAAACCAAACCCAAATATGTTGATCAATAAAGGGTAGAGCATGTCGGTAGACATGGTCGACTTTTCGGTGATTCGGATAGTGGATGGCTGGTGCAGTGAGTTCCACCATTCAACCGAATACTTAATGATAGGGATATTGATCACTCCAACTATGGCCAGAATGCCGGCGGCTCTGGCGGCCAGAACCTTGTCTTCGAATGAGGCATAAAGAGAGATAACCCCTAGATACAGGAACAACAGCACAAGTTCAGAGGTCAGGCGTGCATCCCAAACCCACCAAGTGCCCCACATGGGTTTACCCCAGGTGGCACCAGTGAACAGAGCGATAAAGGTGACCACGGCACCAATTGGTGCGATAGAGGCAGCTGCCCAATCGGCCAGCTTGATCTGCCACACCAGGCCTATGAAGGCTGCGGTTGCCATACCCATGTAAGCAGCCATCGACATGGATGCCGCTGGTACGTGGATAAAGATAATACGGTAGCTGTCACCTTGTTGGTAATCTGTGGGAGCAAATGCCAAACCCCACACGGTTCCGGTTGCGATAAGTGCCAGGGCAAGCAGTGCAAACCAAGGCAGTAGTTTTCCTGACAGTTGATACGCCCTTTGAGGGTCGGCGTAGGGATGTAACCATTTCCACATTTCAGTTAGTACTCACTCGCAATGAGGCACCAATAGCAAAAGGTGCCAAGACTAAAGAACCGACCAGCATGGCGCCTAGAATCGCCAGCTGACCATCATAGGGTTGTTTGGATGCTGCAAAGTCGATCGCGCCGGTCGCAAAGATCAACACTGGTATATACAGTGGCAAAATCAGCAAGCTCAGCAGCACTCCGCCTTTGCGTAAGCCCACTGTAAGAGCAACACCTATGGCGCCAAGCAGACTCAATACAGGTGTCCCCAGCATCAAGGTGGCTATCAAGGCGCCGTAACTGTTGTCGTCCAGATGCAGCAGCACAGCCAACAGCGGTGCAATTATAATTAAAGGTACGCCAGTCAGTAACCAGTGAGCAAACACTTTGGCCAGTACCAACAGCGCCAGTGGCTGCGGGCTAAGCAACATCTGCTCCAGACTTCCGTCACTGAAGTCTGCCTTGAACAGCCGCTCCAGTGACAACATGGCTGCCAGCAAGGCCGCAACCCAGATAATCCCGGGAGCAATCCGGGTCAACACCTGTGGCTCAGGACCTATACCCAGCGGAAACAGGGTAACCACTATGATAAAAAACAGCAGTGGGTTAAAAATATCACCACGATGACGCACGGCAATCTGTAGATCCCGTTTCAGCAGGGTGAAAAATGCCTTGGTAAAACTAATGCCTCTGTTCATCTCTGCTAAGCCTTATACGAAGCGATAATCCAAGCGGATTTTCCGCAACCTTTCATCTGTAATGATGCCCATATCCTGGTGGGTCGTCAGAATGACGCAACCACCGGCATCGGCATGGCGAATATAGAGTTGCTCCAATTCAGCGACCCCTTTCTTGTCGATCGCGGTAAAGGGCTCATCCAGAATCCAGATTTTACAGGCGGTATGCCAGAGCCTGGCGAGTGCGGTTCGTCTGTGTTGGCCAGCAGAAAGGTGGCCTGCAAGCGCTTCTTCAAACCCGGTCAGGTTGACTTTGGCAAGGATTTCCCGTGCATCAAAGTCATCATACCCACTGATTCTTAAATTGAAGTTAAGGTTTTCCTCGGCGGTGAGTTCGCTTTTCACGCCGGCGAGATGGCCCAGATAAAGCAGGTTTTCATTGAACTCATCGCGGCAACGAGTGATAGCTTCTCCCTGAAACAGGACTTTCCCCCCGTATGGGCGCGACAGGCCTGCAAGGATCCGCAGCAGGCTGGTTTTACCTGCGCCGTTGGGACCTTCAATTTGGACTATATCGCCAGGGTTGATATCGAAGCTGAGTTCATCGAACAGTATCCGCTCTTCACGAATACAAGTGAGGCTGCTTGCCGACAGCAGTGATGTAGGTTTTGGTTCTGCCACTGAGCCCTCTATAACAAGCGGTAAGGAAACACAAGAGATACTAACACATGCTCTGGCTGGGGTTTACCACTGCATCGCACTAAGTTTCAGCAATTTGATATGCTTCCAATAAAAGTGAATTTTTGGGAACTTTTTAATCTGTTACTAATATATTAATGAATTCGCGACCTTTGTCCTTATTTACAGGACAAGCTGCGATTTTAATCACAAAAAGATGAGATTTGTTGAAGTTTGTTGTACTCTTAGCGAGCTAAAATGAGTCTGCCTATTTAACCAAGGGCAGCGTTGAGCTTTGTAAGTATTTGCATTAGGAACATTGAACATGAAAAAACTGTTAGCAATGACCGCAGTAGCTGCATTGACTATGTCTGCGAACGTGTCAGCCCAAGAAGGTGAGGCCGTTTTCAATAAAGCCTGCCAAGTCTGCCATAGCATGGGTGTTGCCGGTGCACCTAAAGCACACGATGCTGCTGCTTGGGAGCCTCGCCTGGCCAAAGGTATCGACACCCTGCTTAACAGCGTTAAGTCTGGTTTGAACGCTATGCCTCCTGGTGGCATGTGCACAGATTGTACTGATGAAGATTACAAGAACGCTATCGAGTTCATGTCCAAGTAATCAGGTATCATCATAAAAAAACCGGCATCAGCCGGTTTTTTTATGTCTGTTTACCAAGGATTACTGGACTTCGGTATCCAGCACCAGTTCGCCGCTGGCACCAACTTTAATGCTGGCCAGCTTACCTTGCAGATCGCCAGGCTGAGGCTTAACGCTGCCATGCTTGGACAATACCGCAATCACTTCAACGTCGGTTGCATCACTGAGTTTGACGTTGCCGCCCATGTTGGTGGAGTCATCCAGAGTCACAGTCACAGGTAATGACTTGGCACTCACCTTGGTGGCCGCCAGTGGAACTTTGGGGCCTTCCGTCGCTCTGGCAAAGATGAACAGCATATCAGTATTGCTGACCTTGGCTGCCAGTTCAGGAGCGATAGAAACATTCAGTGTCACTGTCTTGGCTGTGGCTGCCTTCAGGCCTTTATGGGCTTCGTCATTCGGCATGGTGGCACCACCTTCTGCCTGCATACGCATCTTGGCGCTGTCGATAGCATTGATCAGTGCGGCACGATCCACGTCGGCTCTATCGCTGTCGAGAATAGTCTGCCAAGCGCCGATGGCCTTGTTGTAGTCTGCGGTAAAGAAAGCATCCATACCAACCAGCAGTAAAGTGGAAGGGTCTTGTGGATCCAGCTTCAGTGCCTGATCGATCAGCGACTGAACCACAGGGATCATCTGCTGGCCAGCCTTATAGTAGAGGGCGGTGGCTTTAGGACCCAGCAGCTCGGCATGTACACCCACAAGTTCGATCACTTTATCGAAGGCCGCGACTGCCTGATCATATTGTCCGGCAGAGATATAGGCGTGACCCAGGCTGAACCAAGCCTGGCTGTTTTCAGGCTCCTGTTGCACAGCTGACTCCATCATCTGCACTCGCTGCATCATGATCTGCTCAGTGCTCATACCGGCATGGGGATTCTCTGGTTGAGGCGAATCGATATTTTGATAGGCACCCAACTGCTGATAGGAGTAGCCGGCAACAACCAGTAATACAACCGACATCAGACTTGGCCAGAGTAGCCCTTTAGGCTTAGCCTGAGAGTCGAGTGATTCGTCGGCTCCTTGTTTGATGTCCTGCAGTAAGCTGACTTCCAGTTCTTTTTTCAGGGATTCAAATTCGTCTTGATCCAGCAGTTCTTCCTGGTGTTCCTTCTCCAGAATGGCTAGACGTTCATTAAACAGTTCCAGGTTGGTCTGTTTGCGGACACCGGACTCTTCAGCCTTGAGCAGCTTCTGTTGCCGGAAGTGAGGAAGCCAGATCAGCCCCAGGCTGACTAACACAACAATCGCAATAAAAATCCAAAAAGTGGTCATTATGTTTATTTCACGTTGGTTTGTGACAAAGCGGGGTTACCGCACGGCCTGACTGCAAGATTATACGGAAAGATGATTCATTGAACAGTAATATAAGCCCCCCATCTGGGTTAATGGTCATAGTTGGGCACTGGTTCACAGTTCCAAATTTCAGCAAAAAATTCAATGAAACTTCTCTAGTTAACGCCTGTCACAGCCTTGAGTCTTGCCGCCTTTTCCCTACTGATATTGGCCTCTCGGAGAATGAGAGCCGCAACCCATAATTGGTGGAAAGTGGCAGACAGGAACAAAAGCAAATACTAAAATGAGCAAAAATTCGTAATATATACCTGTTAACCGTTACGGCTTTTAAGCCGTGATTAAGTTAACAAGGTAATGGTGTGTGCCCCGTAGTTGTGCGTCTGCCCAGAATAAGAAGCTTGGCAGACATTGACCTGGAAACTGAGGAAAACCCATGATCCCAGAACTTGGACATTTCTCATTGATCATAGGGATGGCGTTCGCTGTACTGCTGATGACCGTCCCCCTGATCGGTGTTGCCCGCAAAGACCAATACTTAGTGCGCTATGCCTGGCCTCTGAGTTACGGTATGTTTTTATTCATCTTTTTATCGGTAATCGCGCTGGGTTACAGCTTCGCAACCGATGACTTCTCAGTCGCCTATGTGGCCCATCATTCCAATTCTCAATTGCCTATCTTCTTTAAGATTGCAGCAGTTTGGGGTGGTCATGAAGGTTCGCTGTTGTTCTGGGTCTTCTCACTTTCTGTATGGGCTGCAGCTGTAGCCTTCTTCAGTAAGGGGTTGGAAGAGGTGTTCACCGCTCGGGTATTGGCCGTGTTGGCGATGATCACCATAGGCTTTACCCTGTTCATGCTACTCACTTCCAGTCCATTCGAACGTTTATTCCCGATCCCGGCGGAAGGGCGCGACCTTAATCCCATGCTGCAGGATGTGGGTCTGATCTTCCACCCGCCTATGCTGTATCTGGGTTATGTGGGTTTCTCTGTCAGCTTTGCTTTCGCCATCGCCGCACTGATGAGCGGTCGACTCGATTCTGCCTGGGCTCGTTGGAGCCGCCCTTGGACTCTGGCCGCCTGGATTTTCCTAACAGGTGGTATCGCACTGGGCTCCTGGTGGGCATATTACGAGCTCGGCTGGGGTGGTTGGTGGTTCTGGGATCCGGTTGAAAACGCATCCTTTATGCCATGGCTGGTCGGTACAGCGCTGGTTCACTCCTTGATAGTGACAGAGAAACGCGGTGCCTTCCGTAACTGGACAGTACTCTTGTCTATCTTTGCCTTCTCCCTGAGCTTATTGGGTACCTTTATCGTTCGTTCTGGTGTGCTGACCTCAGTGCACTCCTTTGCGGCAGACCCAAGCCGGGGTATGTTCATTCTACTGCTGCTTGGCTTGGCCATAGGCGGTTCGCTGACACTGTTTGCTTTCCGTGCCAGTGAAATGAGCAGCCCTGCCCGTTTCGAGCTGAAATCCAAAGAAACCATGCTGCTGGTCTGTAACGTATTGCTGACCGTAGCGGCAGGTACCGTATTGCTTGGTACCCTTTACCCGCTGCTGATCGATGCTTTGGGCATGGGTAAGATTTCCGTTGGCCCACCATACTTCAATGCAGTATTTGTTCCCATCGTGCTGGTACTGTTCGGCTTTATGGGGATTGGCCCCATCATTCGCTGGAAAAAATCCAAGCAGGGTGAGCTCAAGCGCCAGCTGTTGTTGCCTGCGATCATTTCAGCTGTACTGGGCGTGATAGCGCCATTTATTGCCGGTGGTGAGTTCAACATCTGGGTTGCACTGGGTATAGGTGCGGCTGTCTGGATTGTGCTGGCGACTCTGCGTGCCGGTTACAACGTGATTAAAGCGAAAGACGGCAGTGTCAGTTTGGCGCGTATGGGCCGCAGTGAACTGGGGATGATCATCGCCCACCTGGGTATTGCTGTCTCTGTAGTGGGGGCCACCATGGTGTCCAACTACTCTATTGAGAAGAGTGTGCGCATGGGCCCAGGCGTCAGCCATGAGTTGGCCGGTTACACCTTTAAGTATCTGGAAACCCGTAACGTTGTTGGCCCTAACTACACGGCACAGCAAGGGCAGGTTGAAATACTGAAAGATGGCGAAAAGATTGCTCTGTTGCAGCCGGATCGTCGTCAATACAATGTTCGCACCATGGATATGACAGAGGCCGGTATCGACTGGGGTCTGTTCCGGGATCTCTATGTCACTATGGGCGACCCTGTAAGCCGTACTGAGTTTGCAGTGCGACTGAACTACAAACCTTTTGTTCGTTGGTTGTGGTTTGGCGGTATCTTTATGATGGTTGGTGGTTTCTTTGCGGCTTCAGATAAGCGCTATCGTGCCAAAGCCCGCGCTGAAGAAGCGGCTGCAGCCAAGAAAGCCAAACTGGCAACAGCCTGAAACAGGTAAGAAGAAGATGAAGAAGCTAATACTTTTTATTCCACTGATATTGTTTCTTTTGATGGGGATCTTCCTTTACAAGGGACTGTTCTTGAATCCACAGCAGTTGGATTCTGCGTTGGAAGGTAAGCCTGTGCCTGCCTTCCAGCTGGAGAAACTGGAAACGCCGGGAGAGATGATCACCAACGAAGATCTTAAAGGTAAGGTATCCATGCTGAACGTATGGGCGACTTGGTGCCCATCCTGTAAGTATGAACATCCCTACCTGATGCAGTTGGCTCGACAAAACTTGGTGCCCATCTATGGCATCAACTACCGTGACGAGCGGGCGCTGGCGGTAAGAGAACTCTCTCGCCAAGGCGACCCCTACACGTTGAATATCTATGACAAGGACGGTCGTCTCGGTCTGGATCTCGGGGTATATGGTGCGCCGGAGAGTTTCATCGTGGATCACAACGGTGTCATTCGTTATCGCTATGCCGGGCCGGTAGATATGCGGGTTTGGAAAGAAACCTTGTATCCCATGATCCAACAGTTGCAGGCCGAGGCCGCTAAGGATAAAGCGTCATGAGAAAGTTGTTGCTGAAAACCTTTGCTATTGCGGCGCTCCTGCTCGGTTATGCCGCTCAGGTGGCGGCAACGCCGGTGGATACCTTCGAGTTCAGTTCTCCTGATAAGCAGAAGCGGGCATTGTCGCTGGCTCATGAGCTGCGCTGCCCCCAGTGTCAGAATCAAAACCTGATCGATTCCAACTCACCGGTTGCCCGCGATCTGCGTCTTGAAGTGTACAAGATGGTGGAAGAGGGCAAGGCTGATGATGAAATCGTCCAGTTCATGACCAGTCGCTACGGCGAATTCGTTCTCTATAAGCCAAGGCTTGAGACCAAGACCTACGTCCTTTGGCTGGGCCCTGTGGCGTTGCTGTTGTTCGGTGGTTTGATTGGCTTTATTTTCATCCGCAAACAGCGTACTACCGGTGGTAAAGCGCTCGAACTGTCTGCCGAAGAACAACGCCAGTTGGATGAGCTATTGAAGCGAGACAAGTAATGAGCAAACTCAGATACTCATTACTCTTGCTGGCGTCCCTGTCTCTGGGGGCGCAGGCTTATCCCGGTATGCAGCCGAAGGATCACAATCAGATCCAATCCAGTGTCGACAAGATCAATGTACTCCCTCACAGCTTCCCTCTGGAAGTGGTTCCCTTCCAGGATAAGACCGGTAGCCAATTGGATTTCAGTCAACACAAGGGAAAAGTGGTGTTGGTCAACATTTGGGCTACTTGGTGTCCTCCTTGTGTCAGGGAGTTGCCTGCTCTGGAGCGGCTTGAAGGGCAGTTCAGTGATAAGGAGTTTGCCCTGCTGCCGATTTCCATCGATCAGGGTGGCCAGGAGCAAGTGGCCAGTTTTCTACAATCCCTGGGGATGGCAAATTTCCGCAGTTACTACGACCCACAAATGCAGTTGGGGCAGATATTCCCACTCGATACTATCCCGGCGACCTTTATTCTTAATGGTAAAGGGGAGCTGATTGCCTTTGTCCGCAGTTTCGTCGACTGGGGTGACCCAAAGGCGATAGCCTTACTCGAAGGCTTTATTGAACAGGAAAATGCACCCAAGTCGGCCGCAAACTGAGTAAATTAGGGCGTAAAATAGCCATAATTGCAGAAAAAGATCGTTTTTGCCTAAAAGATCGGCAAGCGATCTTTTTTCTTATAAAAAGCCCTTGCACAAAAGTTTTGGCTCCCTATAATGCGCTCCCACTGACACGGCACAGCGGCAACGCGAAAGACGTGACAGGGTCGAAGAAAAACGGCTCTCGAGTCCTTTCAACGACAGGCGAAAAAAGATGGTAATTACCTCTTGACGCCGCAGCAGGAAAGCGTAGAATACGCAGCCCTGACCCGATGGCCGCAGCGCCTAAGGGATTGCTCTTTAACAAGATAAACAAGCAAATCTGTGTGGACACTCACAGGCATTGAGAAATCGACAAAACGATTTAACTCGATGAAGAGTGTTCATACGAACAGAATTCATTGAGTCGATTCTTCGGAATCAACCAAAACTTTAATTGAAGAGTTTGATCATGGCTCAGATTGAACGCTGGCGGCAGGCCTAACACATGCAAGTCGAGCGGTAACATTTCAAAAGCTTGCTTTTGAAGATGACGAGCGGCGGACGGGTGAGTAATGCCTGGGAATTTGCCCATTTGTGGGGGATAACAGTTGGAAACGACTGCTAATACCGCATACGCCCTACGGGGGAAAGCAGGGGACCTTCGGGCCTTGCGCTGATGGATAAGCCCAGGTGGGATTAGCTAGTAGGTGAGGTAAAGGCTCACCTAGGCGACGATCCCTAGCTGGTCTGAGAGGATGATCAGCCACACTGGGACTGAGACACGGCCCAGACTCCTACGGGAGGCAGCAGTGGGGAATATTGCACAATGGGGGAAACCCTGATGCAGCCATGCCGCGTGTGTGAAGAAGGCCTTCGGGTTGTAAAGCACTTTCAGCGAGGAGGAAAGGGTGTAAGTTAATACCTTACATCTGTGACGTTACTCGCAGAAGAAGCACCGGCTAACTCCGTGCCAGCAGCCGCGGTAATACGGAGGGTGCGAGCGTTAATCGGAATTACTGGGCGTAAAGCGTGCGCAGGCGGTTTGTTAAGCGAGATGTGAAAGCCCCGGGCTCAACCTGGGAACCGCATTTCGAACTGGCAAACTAGAGTCTTGTAGAGGGGGGTAGAATTCCAGGTGTAGCGGTGAAATGCGTAGAGATCTGGAGGAATACCGGTGGCGAAGGCGGCCCCCTGGACAAAGACTGACGCTCAGGCACGAAAGCGTGGGGAGCAAACAGGATTAGATACCCTGGTAGTCCACGCCGTAAACGATGTCTACTCGGAGTTTGGTGTCTTGAACACTGGGCTCTCAAGCTAACGCATTAAGTAGACCGCCTGGGGAGTACGGCCGCAAGGTTAAAACTCAAATGAATTGACGGGGGCCCGCACAAGCGGTGGAGCATGTGGTTTAATTCGATGCAACGCGAAGAACCTTACCTACTCTTGACATCCACAGAACTTTTCAGAGATGAATTGGTGCCTTCGGGAACTGTGAGACAGGTGCTGCATGGCTGTCGTCAGCTCGTGTTGTGAAATGTTGGGTTAAGTCCCGCAACGAGCGCAACCCCTATCCTTACTTGCCAGCGGGTAATGCCGGGAACTTTAGGGAGACTGCCGGTGATAAACCGGAGGAAGGTGGGGACGACGTCAAGTCATCATGGCCCTTACGAGTAGGGCTACACACGTGCTACAATGGTCAGTACAGAGGGTTGCGAAGCCGCGAGGTGGAGCTAATCCCATAAA contains these protein-coding regions:
- the ccmB gene encoding heme exporter protein CcmB, producing MNRGISFTKAFFTLLKRDLQIAVRHRGDIFNPLLFFIIVVTLFPLGIGPEPQVLTRIAPGIIWVAALLAAMLSLERLFKADFSDGSLEQMLLSPQPLALLVLAKVFAHWLLTGVPLIIIAPLLAVLLHLDDNSYGALIATLMLGTPVLSLLGAIGVALTVGLRKGGVLLSLLILPLYIPVLIFATGAIDFAASKQPYDGQLAILGAMLVGSLVLAPFAIGASLRVSTN
- the ccmE gene encoding cytochrome c maturation protein CcmE — encoded protein: MNPRRKKRLVLAVALIAGVAAVASLLLYALNSNLNLFYTPTEIVNGKKDTGIKPEVGQRIRVGGMVTVGSMVRDPESLHVEFAVHDAAGGEIIVTYDDLLPDLFREGQGIVAQGVLIEGGKLEASEVLAKHDENYMPPEVAEAMGQTHEKLEYNTQQVGGAK
- a CDS encoding DsbE family thiol:disulfide interchange protein, with amino-acid sequence MKKLILFIPLILFLLMGIFLYKGLFLNPQQLDSALEGKPVPAFQLEKLETPGEMITNEDLKGKVSMLNVWATWCPSCKYEHPYLMQLARQNLVPIYGINYRDERALAVRELSRQGDPYTLNIYDKDGRLGLDLGVYGAPESFIVDHNGVIRYRYAGPVDMRVWKETLYPMIQQLQAEAAKDKAS
- the rplQ gene encoding 50S ribosomal protein L17 → MRHRKSGRQLNRNSSHRQAMFRNMASSLVRHEIIKTTVVKAKELRRVVEPLITLAKSDSVANRRLAFARTRDQEVVGKLFNELGPRYQERPGGYTRILKCGLRAGDKAPMAYIELVGRPEAAEAVEVEAAAE
- a CDS encoding heme ABC transporter permease, whose product is MWKWLHPYADPQRAYQLSGKLLPWFALLALALIATGTVWGLAFAPTDYQQGDSYRIIFIHVPAASMSMAAYMGMATAAFIGLVWQIKLADWAAASIAPIGAVVTFIALFTGATWGKPMWGTWWVWDARLTSELVLLFLYLGVISLYASFEDKVLAARAAGILAIVGVINIPIIKYSVEWWNSLHQPSTIRITEKSTMSTDMLYPLLINIFGFGLMIGAITLVRFRAEILARNGMRPWVRELAKAEGVK
- a CDS encoding ABC transporter substrate-binding protein yields the protein MRALVFLGLLLSLPTGAANLLLIESYHAEYPWDQSYKAGIRAILGDKHQFHTFALDTKRLPKAQFKIQADSAWQRYLELKPDLVFLADDNALMLLHERFSQTQTPVVYLGINGNPRDYGIKHTGNITGVLERPLFKRSLLMAQAMLPTQPPHKFLLLFDSGYTSDTAVASIKKLNQNLMIGNNQIDIEQHQKFSSWQSSVSSARERGYDAVFVALYQTLQDDKQQTVDELEVARWTHDNATVPHFGFWHFSVGPEGNIGGYILDGNKHGRIAGTIAKQILAGKMPAEIFPKMDTSGAYLFSESGLKRWQLSLPERVREQAELVD
- a CDS encoding c-type cytochrome; the protein is MKKLLAMTAVAALTMSANVSAQEGEAVFNKACQVCHSMGVAGAPKAHDAAAWEPRLAKGIDTLLNSVKSGLNAMPPGGMCTDCTDEDYKNAIEFMSK
- the ccmA gene encoding cytochrome c biogenesis heme-transporting ATPase CcmA, which encodes MAEPKPTSLLSASSLTCIREERILFDELSFDINPGDIVQIEGPNGAGKTSLLRILAGLSRPYGGKVLFQGEAITRCRDEFNENLLYLGHLAGVKSELTAEENLNFNLRISGYDDFDAREILAKVNLTGFEEALAGHLSAGQHRRTALARLWHTACKIWILDEPFTAIDKKGVAELEQLYIRHADAGGCVILTTHQDMGIITDERLRKIRLDYRFV
- the ccmD gene encoding heme exporter protein CcmD gives rise to the protein MQFQSLAEFFNMGGYAFYVWLAYGVTFVSLSLLILVSSMKKRRVLQEIASKVQREERLAQNRSNRS
- the ccmI gene encoding c-type cytochrome biogenesis protein CcmI; the encoded protein is MTTFWIFIAIVVLVSLGLIWLPHFRQQKLLKAEESGVRKQTNLELFNERLAILEKEHQEELLDQDEFESLKKELEVSLLQDIKQGADESLDSQAKPKGLLWPSLMSVVLLVVAGYSYQQLGAYQNIDSPQPENPHAGMSTEQIMMQRVQMMESAVQQEPENSQAWFSLGHAYISAGQYDQAVAAFDKVIELVGVHAELLGPKATALYYKAGQQMIPVVQSLIDQALKLDPQDPSTLLLVGMDAFFTADYNKAIGAWQTILDSDRADVDRAALINAIDSAKMRMQAEGGATMPNDEAHKGLKAATAKTVTLNVSIAPELAAKVSNTDMLFIFARATEGPKVPLAATKVSAKSLPVTVTLDDSTNMGGNVKLSDATDVEVIAVLSKHGSVKPQPGDLQGKLASIKVGASGELVLDTEVQ
- a CDS encoding heme lyase CcmF/NrfE family subunit → MIPELGHFSLIIGMAFAVLLMTVPLIGVARKDQYLVRYAWPLSYGMFLFIFLSVIALGYSFATDDFSVAYVAHHSNSQLPIFFKIAAVWGGHEGSLLFWVFSLSVWAAAVAFFSKGLEEVFTARVLAVLAMITIGFTLFMLLTSSPFERLFPIPAEGRDLNPMLQDVGLIFHPPMLYLGYVGFSVSFAFAIAALMSGRLDSAWARWSRPWTLAAWIFLTGGIALGSWWAYYELGWGGWWFWDPVENASFMPWLVGTALVHSLIVTEKRGAFRNWTVLLSIFAFSLSLLGTFIVRSGVLTSVHSFAADPSRGMFILLLLGLAIGGSLTLFAFRASEMSSPARFELKSKETMLLVCNVLLTVAAGTVLLGTLYPLLIDALGMGKISVGPPYFNAVFVPIVLVLFGFMGIGPIIRWKKSKQGELKRQLLLPAIISAVLGVIAPFIAGGEFNIWVALGIGAAVWIVLATLRAGYNVIKAKDGSVSLARMGRSELGMIIAHLGIAVSVVGATMVSNYSIEKSVRMGPGVSHELAGYTFKYLETRNVVGPNYTAQQGQVEILKDGEKIALLQPDRRQYNVRTMDMTEAGIDWGLFRDLYVTMGDPVSRTEFAVRLNYKPFVRWLWFGGIFMMVGGFFAASDKRYRAKARAEEAAAAKKAKLATA